TCCTCTTGGCTTGATACATGGCAAATGGggaatgtagaaataaaacagtCATCACAACATTTCTGCTCCTGGAATTTGGGAATATCCCAGAAATgccatcttttctcttcctccttttcttggtGATCTACATTGTGACTGTGATTGGCAacatcctcatttttgttttggtggtggctGATCGGCACCTCCACAAACCCACGTACTTCTTCCTGTGCAACTTGTCCTGCTTGGAGACCTGCTACAGCTCTGCCGTCCTGCCCAGGATGTTGTCCAGCTTTCTGACTGGGGACAAGAGCATTTCTATTGGCAGCTGCATcacacaattttatttccttggttGCCTAGCAGTCAGCAGAAGTTTTCTCTTATCGGTGATGTCCTACGATCAGTATTTAGCAGCATGCACACCCTTTCACTACAGAGCTGTCATGAATAGCAGATACTGTCTGCAGCCTGTAGCTTGGCCTTGGATGAATGGTTTCCTTGTTATGGCCATAAGCTGCTTCCTGATTTCACAACATTCCTTCTGTGGTCCCAAGTTTATCGGTCAT
The Calonectris borealis chromosome 22, bCalBor7.hap1.2, whole genome shotgun sequence genome window above contains:
- the LOC142091691 gene encoding olfactory receptor 5A2-like is translated as MANGECRNKTVITTFLLLEFGNIPEMPSFLFLLFLVIYIVTVIGNILIFVLVVADRHLHKPTYFFLCNLSCLETCYSSAVLPRMLSSFLTGDKSISIGSCITQFYFLGCLAVSRSFLLSVMSYDQYLAACTPFHYRAVMNSRYCLQPVAWPWMNGFLVMAISCFLISQHSFCGPKFIGHLFCDFTPVIKLSCGDTSLTELLVFILSSVCAPPTFLLTLVSYIRIITTVLRMSSTTGVQKAFSTCFSHLIVITVFYGSLRIVYVLPKTKTLRALNKVFSVFYTVLTPLLNPLIYSLSIERRRTL